A window of Fusarium oxysporum Fo47 chromosome II, complete sequence genomic DNA:
TTGTATCGCTTAATATGGGATGTTACAAATCCCGCAACTGGTAGAGGAGAGGAGCCGTGTATGACGAGGGTGTGTATTGGAGGTCCACCACCGTTGAAGAGTGACACTGTTTACATGGACCATGCATGTTGATAGACGGGCTATCGGTTCGAACTCTCCGAAGCCTGAAAAGCCATGTCTTTGTACTCACTTACATATGCTTATGCGAGGTCATCACTGTAGGTCTAGTGCATACTGAGCATAATCCATGATTGTCAGAGGCTCAAAGAGCAAAGTCGCTGATGCGGGCCGGTGGACTGGAAGAAAACGGGTCCCTCTTTTTTAGTGTCATGTCCTAACAGGGATTCATAGTGCTTTGATGACGACACTGGGCGGTTCCTAGTCGGACCTTACCTTGGCTGAAtggagggggaggggcaTTTGATTCGATTTGatgttgattttggattGACTTACGAGGGGTTTGTTTTGTCTGACTTCAACGTGTTGACGATCGACAGTTCTATGAAGAACCAGCCGATTTTTCCTTTGACTCAGCGAGCATATCGAGAAGTATTTTATCAGTACAAATAGCTCTTCTAGCTGTTTAATTTACTATATTAGCTTAAGGATATTTGGAAACCCCTCCCTGCTGTACCTAAGTTACCTTGAGATAGCTATTCATGAACGCGGGGTTTCTTGTCGAATCTTACACATGAGGTGCAGATGCATATCAAACAACCTGTAGAGTTCATTGCAAGACAACCCGGTCAACCCCCGGCATCACCCAGTCGCACTCGCATATTCCCATTACAGCATATTGCAGCTACGGGCAGTCGTAGTTGCGATGGCAGGTGAAGTTCCCGTTACAGTTCGAATGTCCCTGCTCCGTTGAACCAAGGCACGTCCTCCATAAAACCTCCGTTCCCCCACAGTAGCTCCGTCGCtgtctcttcttccttaCACCTCCATCTATTCCTTGCTCCACCTGATTTTCCACAAGGTTcttctgttcttctcttcttcatacATCCAATTCCTCTTTAGAACTCgtctttgcttcttctctaGAACTTTCTTCACCCCAATCCGCCAAAATGCCCGAGGTATGTTGCTCATGCAATCTCGATCTTATTCGCGCTTACACTGACAATTTCTAGATCAACACCCTCCTGTTCGATTGCGACAACACCCTCGTCCTCTCTGAGGAGCTTGCCTTCGAGGCTTGCGCGGGTCTCATTAACGAGATCTGCGAGGCTCGTCAGGTCGAGATGCGCTTCACTGGCGAGACCCTCATCAAGGAGTTCGTCGGTCAGAACTTCCGCGGCATGCTCACCACCCTCCAGAAGAACTACAACATCGAGATCTCACCCGAGGACATGGAGACCTATGTTCGAAAAGAGGAGGACGCCGTCAttgccaagctcaaggaatCTCTCCGACCTtgcgttggtgttgatgagcagctcgagaagcttgccgCTTCTGGCAAGTACACTATGTCCgtggtttcttcttctgcccTCCGCCGTGTCCGTGCCTCCATCGAGAAGGTCGGTCAGGACAAGTACTTCCAGGGCGATGTTGTCTTCTCTGCCGCCACAAGTCTCGAGAAGCCCACCAGCAAGCCTGATCCCGCTATCTACCTCCACGCTCTAGAGAAACTTGGcaagaaggccgaggaggCTGTCGCTATTGAGGACAGCAAGAGCGGCACCCTTAGCGGTACTCGTGCCGGTATCAAGGTCATTGGTTATGTTGGCCCTTATGCTGAGGACAAGCAGCCCGAGATGGAGAATACTTTGCGGGATGCTGGTGCCGTTGTCATCATGCGACACTGGTCCGAGTTCCCTGCTGCTCTGCAGAagattgaggctggtgaggTCTAAAGAAACGAGCTTTGTTATTGAAATTGCTTTGAGGAATACCCAAAATACATATCGGTCAAATAGCGAAAGAGATGGAGCAAATCACCTAGATCAATTGAACTAATAAACTTTACGAACCCTCTGCCCTGTCATGGTAACCATTTGAGACAATGTTGAGACTGAGACACAATACAGCTTTTTGTCCCAGACACAAGGTCGTATTGTCTCATGATTGATTTGTTGATCCCGAATATATATTCTATATGAACTGCATCATTTTCGCCAGTCCATTAAGAAGCTGTTGACACTCTGTAGAGTGGCCCGGCTGGGATTGGCGCCCGGGTAAGCTGTCATGATGACACCCAATCTCGACTTTATGAAAGTCTTTGTAAATGAGACGTCTTCTGTTGATTTTCTGATGTTCCCGCCGTCATCAAATAGGTAGCATGATATCGCGAGAGCTACGCCGACTGACAGATCTCGCCCTGATTCGCATGCGACTATAATTTGTTGCTGATTAGGCTCTGTGGCTGAGGCAAGATATTTAGCAGCAAAGTTGCATATTTCAGATAGAGAAGTGCGAAGGTTGCGACTAGCCAGCTTGTTTTTGCCAAGGCCGGCTTGCATGTAAGTCTTGGATTTTATCCAGTTATCTTTTGGTGTGGTGTCTTGAGTTACGACAATGCGACACTCTGAGGGGTTGGCGGGAAGTGGTAAAGGGCAAACTGAAAGGTGTGGTGTCAGCTTTATGTGTGTTCCTTCGTCCTTCTTGCTAGCAGCATGGTCGCTGACTAGTCTGGAGATCAGATCTGGCAGTTCAGCCTCTGGcgtcttgagaagctcatcaataTTCTCCCAAAACAAAGGCGCTGTAAGATCATGCGCCCACATCTCAGTATCGTCAGCCGCACCTTGTATATATCCTCCCTCGTCCATCTCGCTGCCTATAACTCGGCGACTAGCCGTGCAGCAGATGACGGGGCGGAAGTCGTCAAATATGGAGGATGTGTCTTCgacagaaggaagagatgagTCTGGGGTTACCCAGAATGGCCGGAGTGGTTTTGTCAGACATGTTGgaagattgagattgagtgCCTTGAAGGAAGCAACGAATCCAGGGATGAGTGCGCATATTTGGGAGTGTGTTGTTGCGGGGAGATGAGCTGGCAGATAGAGATTTGCCGAGGATGGGTTTGAGGGGAGAAgagtgaggttgaggacTGTGCACCAGATAGGAATCGTCGATGAAAGGGCATCAGGCATCCCTATATAAGTCAGTCGCCACTTTATCTGAGGCTCTGGTTGTCATGAGAGAGAACATACGCTTTCCACGGC
This region includes:
- a CDS encoding HAD-like domain-containing protein yields the protein MPEINTLLFDCDNTLVLSEELAFEACAGLINEICEARQVEMRFTGETLIKEFVGQNFRGMLTTLQKNYNIEISPEDMETYVRKEEDAVIAKLKESLRPCVGVDEQLEKLAASGKYTMSVVSSSALRRVRASIEKVGQDKYFQGDVVFSAATSLEKPTSKPDPAIYLHALEKLGKKAEEAVAIEDSKSGTLSGTRAGIKVIGYVGPYAEDKQPEMENTLRDAGAVVIMRHWSEFPAALQKIEAGEV
- a CDS encoding tRNA A64-2'-O-ribosylphosphate transferase, encoding MPEPRFSDLILPQNEQLSMSQLMASFKRTTLTIHNRLTSIQTDANFVDLVSQAYSPRPLVANERCGSWYIPPERKGASAYFKSTDGHERAWKFSTRRLNLHLVELIENNDGIIIVDSTRRGKRMPDALSSTIPIWCTVLNLTLLPSNPSSANLYLPAHLPATTHSQICALIPGFVASFKALNLNLPTCLTKPLRPFWVTPDSSLPSVEDTSSIFDDFRPVICCTASRRVIGSEMDEGGYIQGAADDTEMWAHDLTAPLFWENIDELLKTPEAELPDLISRLVSDHAASKKDEGTHIKLTPHLSVCPLPLPANPSECRIVVTQDTTPKDNWIKSKTYMQAGLGKNKLASRNLRTSLSEICNFAAKYLASATEPNQQQIIVACESGRDLSVGVALAISCYLFDDGGNIRKSTEDVSFTKTFIKSRLGVIMTAYPGANPSRATLQSVNSFLMDWRK